One Setaria viridis chromosome 3, Setaria_viridis_v4.0, whole genome shotgun sequence DNA window includes the following coding sequences:
- the LOC117849768 gene encoding uncharacterized protein, which produces MKAAPSPAAMGGTAGNGGGGGGDTQVLDGGTPPFGSPASDSDSDATQSGGDDGDLYDETQPVDEAETQLVDGVDEEEEEEEDVAGDWGETQLVESGEEDDCDDGDQVKTQLEVENGDDGGGAEDNAGNWTRTQLIQECEVDGVNNGVGGMVETQLVEDSEEEEEEDGVNGGDELSVDEWGKTQLVEDSDEEIGDDELSDRTQVLSDDESLSGDERDAKSGMDKMDVELGMEGNIEGLNGGVEKLGGDENLVESDASTDEEGDTGSGHIQMKLPSVRVASVRTCGISEARGTMSVNGMQQGKQKFSSSAIHPLPKILDESTSFSTSFGGIDNDSRGYVQNHDKDGTKSRDKCSTAKKLFADTTAEDGESNIRCLAGLSYIGSQEPGDLSQANAFDVVDKLISINGGLSSQETTPNKLEMAKPRVSTKRGTLMLAEKVDIGRSSNGKAEIFEWVDSREDDGGGDFFSKNKDILLQKPAGRGKQRSHSTRAKMSSKNSPGENKIGESKNKRSLKLPGRSETLPLSDSRLLKSDVKSKRASGNRTKKNLFKDLDDLSNGKPLEEEQEKADVALHDVGPDTQMAVEAMEALVQCSPAKGQPLSDRDTRAEKSRIAKSHSKNDSPQKRTSSIQGVTTRSKRRKVTASNTNPQKEKMQENSERIVKIKHKQTKSVPLKSKVSKKFIDENKYCGTPVAHRTRHCGRNDPSEFTDLCSNKQLKRGKKLTGDGSTVGEVQKKHIKNNPEKPLISEKTTESGSSHFEKESAEHTCANDDQDLQQSRNGSTQRTGVNNVQNLVACRVEPTTDVPCRGSPSHPKQRRTPTAMVRSKPTTAAKHEIPAEVARPSKKRRIFVRSVSDLLKYAKREPSNGRSASILSSIIASPILNSSVRDDGKTSDLSSSAQRLKESSHVEDTSKSPKSNAQVQNSVIRTPSKVVKELSPTFSPVNPSTGSNRSLSKSSVARELLKLDPESALSNQQRNDSRRRMDMATVSILFSHHLDDDVIKRQKKILARLGVCEAFSMADATHFVADSFFRTRNMLEAITLGKPVVTSMWLENCGQAGCFIDERKYILRDAKKEKELGFSMPMSLASAVKHPLLLGKRVFVTSNVKPSQVVVTSLVKASSGQPLERVGRSIMKENDVPDDLLVISCEEDYQTCAPLLEKGAIIFSTELLLNGIVIQKLEYERHRLFTDRVRQTRSSRWLKDTVRDRFVHVPKRPRG; this is translated from the exons ATGAAGGCCGCCCCTTCCCCTGCTGCGATGGGCGGCACGgccggcaatggcggcggcggcggcggggatacCCAAGTGCTGGACGGCGGGACGCCTCCGTTTG GTTCTCCGGCGAGCGACAGCGACAGCGATGCGACACAGAGCGGGGGCGATGATGGTGATCTGTATGACGAAACGCAGCCCGTGGACGAGGCTGAGACCCAGCTAGTAGATGgggtggatgaggaggaggaggaagaggaggatgtgGCTGGCGATTGGGGCGAGACACAGTTGGTGGAGAGTGGCGAGGAGGATGATTGTGATGATGGTGACCAAGTGAAGACGCAGCTGGAGGTGGAAAATGGGGATGATGGTGGTGGCGCAGAGGATAATGCCGGTAATTGGACTAGGACCCAGTTGATTCAAGAATGTGAGGTGGATGGAGTGAACAATGGTGTTGGTGGCATGGTTGAGACCCAGTTGGTTGAGGATtctgaggaggaagaagaggaggatggagTAAATGGCGGTGATGAACTGAGTGTCGATGAGTGGGGCAAGACCCAGTTGGTTGAAGACTCTGATGAAGAGATAGGTGATGATGAGTTGAGTGACAGAACTCAAGTACTGAGTGATGATGAGAGCTTGTCTGGTGATGAGAGGGATGCAAAGTCAGGAATGGATAAAATGGATGTGGAGTTGGGAATGGAAGGAAATATTGAGGGGTTAAATGGGGGGGTTGAGAAGCTTGGTGGCGATGAGAATTTGGTAGAATCTGATGCTTCAACAGATGAGGAGGGTGACACGGGTTCAG GTCACATCCAGATGAAATTGCCTTCTGTTCGTGTTGCATCTGTACGGACATGTGGAATTTCTGAAGCTCGGGGCACAATGTCTGTGAATGGTATGCAGCAAGGGAAACAAAAGTTCTCATCCAGTGCAATACATCCCCTGCCAAAAATTTTAGATGAATCTACTTCGTTTAGCACCTCCTTTGGTGGGATTGATAATGACTCCCGTGGTTATGTACAGAACCATGATAAAGATGGAACTAAGAGCAGAGACAAGTGTTCAACAGCAAAAAAGCTTTTTGCTGACACGACAGCTGAGGATGGTGAAAGCAACATCAGATGTCTTGCTGGATTAAGTTATATTGGATCACAGGAGCCTGGTGATCTGTCACAGGCAAATGCTTTTGATGTTGTGGATAAGTTGATTTCAATTAATGGTGGATTATCATCTCAAGAAACAACCCCAAACAAATTGGAAATGGCAAAGCCACGTGTTTCAACTAAGAGAGGGACTTTAATGTTGGCTGAGAAGGTTGACATTGGTAGAAGTTCCAATGGGAAGGCAGAAATATTTGAGTGGGTGGATAGCCGTGAAGATGATGGAGGAGGTGATTTTTTCAGTAAAAACAAAGACATATTGTTGCAGAAACCAGCTGGCAGAGGAAAACAAAGGAGCCATTCTACCAGGGCAAAGATGTCCTCAAAAAATTCACccggagaaaataaaatagGGGAATCCAAGAACAAAAGAAGTCTCAAACTACCTGGGAGGTCTGAAACTCTTCCTTTGTCAGATTCAAGACTACTCAAAAGTGATGTGAAGAGTAAGCGGGCTTCTGGAAACAGGACTAAGAAAAACCTTTTCAAGGACCTGGATGATCTATCAAATGGCAAACCTTTGGAAGAAGAACAGGAAAAGGCTGATGTAGCTTTGCATGATGTTGGTCCAGATACTCAAATGGCTGTTGAAGCTATGGAAGCACTGGTACAATGTTCACCCGCTAAAGGTCAACCTCTGTCGGATAGAGATACTAGAGCTGAGAAGTCTAGAATAGCTAAAAGTCATTCAAAGAATGATTCTCCTCAAAAGAGAACTAGCAGCATCCAAGGTGTCACAACACGTtccaaaagaagaaaagtaacTGCGTCCAACACCAACCCtcagaaagaaaagatgcaagAAAATTCAGAACGTATAGTGAAAATAAAACATAAGCAGACGAAGTCTGTACCATTGAAGAGCAAAGTTTCAAAGAAATTTATCGATGAAAACAAGTACTGTGGTACACCTGTTGCTCACCGCACTAGGCATTGTGGTAGGAATGACCCTTCTGAATTTACCGACTTATGTTCTAATAAGCAGTTGAAGAGAGGCAAGAAATTGACAGGTGATGGCTCCACTGTTGGGGAAGTGCAAAAAAAACATATTAAGAATAATCCGGAGAAACCTTTGATTAGTGAGAAAACAACTGAATCTGGTTCGAGTCATTTTGAAAAAGAAAGTGCAGAACATACTTGTGCAAATGATGATCAGGATCTTCAGCAGTCTAGGAATGGTAGCACACAACGTACCGGTGTAAATAATGTTCAAAACCTTGTAGCTTGCCGAGTTGAGCCAACAACTGATGTTCCATGCAGAGGTTCCCCATCACACCCCAAACAGCGAAGAACACCTACAGCAATGGTGCGGTCAAAGCCTACCACTGCCGCAAAACATGAAATACCCGCAGAAGTGGCAAGACCATCCAAGAAAAGGCGAATTTTTGTAAGAAGTGTTTCTGATTTACTAAAGTATGCAAAGAGGGAACCTTCCAATGGAAGATCAGCTTCTATCCTGTCCAGTATTATAGCTTCTCCTATACTTAATTCTTCTGTAAGAGATGATGGGAAAACTTCTGATCTCAGTAGCTCTGCACAGAGACTGAAGGAATCCTCCCATGTTGAGGATACAAGCAAATCACCAAAAAGCAATGCTCAAGTTCAGAATAGTGTCATCAGAACGCCTTCAAAAGTTGTTAAGGAGCTGTCACCCACTTTCAGTCCTGTGAATCCATCAACAGGCTCAAATAGAAGCTTGTCAAAGTCTTCTGTTGCAAGAGAATTACTGAAGCTAGATCCTGAAAGTGCGCTATCAAATCAGCAGAGAAATGATTCCAGAAGAAGGATGGATATGGCTACTGTTAGTATTTTATTCAGCCATCATTTGGATGACGATGTGATCAAGCGTCAGAAAAAG ATCTTGGCACGCTTGGGAGTTTGTGAAGCATTTTCCATGGCCGATGCAACACACTTTGTGGCAGATAGTTTTTTCCGCACAAGGAATATGTTAGAAGCAATAACTCTTGGCAAGCCAGTAGTTACATCAATGTGGCTCGAAAATTGTGGACAAGCAGGCTGTTTTATTGATGAGAGGAAGTATATTCTGAGGGatgccaaaaaagaaaaggagttaGGTTTCAGCATGCCTATGTCACTGGCCTCAGCTGTCAAGCATCCTCTTCTGCTG GGAAAAAGAGTCTTTGTAACATCGAATGTGAAACCAAGTCAAGTAGTGGTGACTAGCTTGGTTAAAGCATCATCAGGACAG CCACTAGAGAGGGTAGGGCGATCTATAATGAAGGAAAACGATGTACCTGATGACCTACTGGTTATCTCATGTGAAGAAGACTACCAAACTTGCGCACCGCTGCTTGAGAAAG GTGCCATCATTTTCAGCACGGAGCTTCTACTAAACGGTATAGTCATTCAGAAGCTGGAGTACGAGAG GCACCGCCTCTTCACGGACCGAGTCAGGCAGACCCGCTCGTCGAGGTGGTTGAAGGACACAGTCCGTGACCGGTTTGTACATGTACCCAAGCGTCCCCGTGGCTAA